CTACGTAGCAGCCTTCCCCATTCCGGAAGTGATTCGAGGCATTAATGGCTTCACTTTGGGAGTTAAAGAAGCCAATCCGGATGCAGAGGTAAAGGTAATATGGACAAACACCTGGTATGACCCCAGCAAAGAAAAAGATGCTGCTAAAGCTTTGCTTGATTCCGGTGCAGATGTTATAGCCCAACACCAAGACACTCCCGGCCCACAGCAGGCAGCGCAAGAAGCAGGTGCGTATAGCGTTGGTTACAACACAGATATGAGTAAGTTTGCTCCAGAAGCTGTGCTCACATCTGCAGTTTGGAACTGGAGACCATATTACGCCGATACGGTTGAAGCCGTAGAGAACGGGACCTGGGAACCGAACCAGTACTGGGGTTCTTTGGCCGACGGTATTGTAGATATAGCACCTTTCGGTCCCATGGTCGCAGATGAAACCAAAGAACTTGTTAAGCAGTGGAGAGATAAAATTGAAAGTGGTGAGTGGGACGTATTTTATGGTCCTCTTAAAGATCAAAGCGGCAAAATTAGGGTAGAAGAAGGACAGCAAATGACCGACGACGAAATTCTCAACATGGATTGGTTTGTTGAAGGCGTTAACGGAAAATTGGAATCCTCTGAATAAATTATGAAGGGTTACTGGTAGACATCTCCCAGTAACCCTTTGTTGAGGGGCGACAACATAATGCAAGAACTCCTATTGGAAATGAAACAAATTACTAAAAAGTTCCCCGGGGTACTGGCTAACGATAATATTAAACTATCCGTTAAGCCGGGAGAAATTCACATGCTTTTAGGAGAGAACGGCTCGGGAAAAAGTACTTTAATGAATATCCTGGCAGGACTGTACAAACCGGATATCGGTGAAATGTATATCAAGGGCAACAAAGTAAATTTTAAGTCGCCCCGGGACGCTATTAATGCAGGTGTAGGGATGGTGCACCAACATTTTAAGCTTGTTGACACCTTCACAGTAGCAGAGAACATTATCCTGGGAACCGGAACAAAATTCAAATTAAATGCTGCTCATGCAGAACAAGAAATTAATGTGCTGGCATCTAAATACGGTTTGGCCGTTGACCCTACTGCAAAAATATGGCAGCTATCGGTGGGAGAAAAACAGCGGGTGGAAATATTGAAAGCACTTTACAAAGGTTCGGATTTATTGATATTGGATGAACCAACTGCTGTACTGACCCCTCAGGAAACTCGTGAGCTGTTTCAGAACCTTAGACAAATGACACAAGATGGGCGTGGAATTGTTGTCATCACGCACAAGCTCCAAGAAGTAATGGACATTGCAGACAGGGTCACCGTACTGCGTGCAGGTAAAGCCGTAGCTACCCTGAATAGAGATGAAATAACTGAAAAGGACCTAGCTTGGCTCATGGTTGGCCGAGATGTAGTATTCCAACAGCAAAAATCTGCCTCACAGTTCGGCGTTAAAGTTCTTGAATTAAATGAGGTACAGGCAATGAATGATAACAGCCGGCCGGCACTACAAGGAGTTACCATGGATGTCAAAGAAGGTGAAATTTTTGGCATTGCCGGTGTGGCAGGGAACGGGCAAAGGGAATTGGCTGAGGTCATCACGGGCATGCGCACCTGCAGCTCAGGTAGTATTTATTTAGATAATAAAAAAATTACAAATTTATCACCTCAAAAAATAATCAGGCAGGGCGTCAGTCATGTTCCCGAGGATCGCATGGGCACAGGGCTGGTACCCAAACTTGGCTCAGTAGACAATATTATGCTAAAAGGGTACAGGAATAGCTATGCACGCGGGCCCTTTCTTGACTATAAAAAGGCGTCAGCGGATACTGATAAATTAGTTTCAGACTTCAATATAAAGCTTTACGACCCCTCGGCTCCGGTTAGCTTGCTGTCCGGGGGCAATCTTCAAAAACTGCTTCTAGCCAGGGAAATGTCTTTAAAGCCTCTACTTTTGGTTGCTGTATATCCCGTACGAGGTTTGGATGTAGGTGCCACCGAAACAGTACACCGGCTACTCCTTGAGCAACGTGCCAGAGGAACTGCAATATTGTTGATTTCAGAAGATCTTGATGAAATCTTCAAACTAAGCGATCGAGTTGGAGTTATTTTTGAGGGTCAGATTAATGGAATCATCAACACGGAGCACGCTGATTTGGAAGAAATAGGTCTCCTAATGATGGGGGCAAAACAAACGGGAGATATGCCATAATGACTACGCACAATACACGTTCGCTTATATCTCTGGAAAAGAAACTTTCCCCCTCGCCGGTAATGAACATACTGGTCCCGGTCATTTCAGTTTTTTTAGCTCTTTTAACCGGGGCGATTTTCCTTGCACTTACCGGAAAAGATCCTATCCAAGTTTATTCGGCCATGTTTTATGGTGCCTTCGGCTCTAAATATGGACTTACTGAATCTGTTGTAAAGGCCATTCCCCTATTATTGGCAGGTTTGGGACTAGCCGTAGCCTTTAGAATGCAGCTATGGAATATAGGTGGGGAAGGCCAAATCTACATGGGTGCATTTGGGGCAACTTGGGTAGCATTACAGTTGCCCAATCAGCCAACCTGGGTGGTTCTACCGGCAATGATGCTGGCGGGTGCCGCTGCCGGAGGTCTGTGGGCGGTTATACCGGCTATACCCCGAGCTTACTTGGGGGTAAACGAAATCATTACCACCCTGATGCTTAATTATGTAGCTATTTTGTGGGTGGATTATTTAGTTTACGGGCCATGGAAAGATCCTGCGGGATATAACTTTCCTATTACGCCATCCTTTTCGGAATCCGCCATTTTACCAACTTTGGGCGATACCAGAATTCATGCCGGCCTGTTAATAGGTATTATATTGGCAATTATTATTTATTTAATTATTTTCCGTACCAAATTCGGCTATGAAATTCGGGTAATAGGAGAAAGCCCTGGTGCAGCCCGTTATGCAGGTATGAATATATCCCGAAAAATTATTGTAGTAATGCTAATCTCCGGTGCTGTATGCGGACTTGCCGGTATGGCCGAATTATCAGGTGTAACCCACCGCCTTCAACAAGGTTTCAGCCCCGGGTACGGTTATACAGCCATTATTGTAGCCTGGCTAACTAGACTTAATCCGCTGGGTATTATTATCGCTGCCCTTTTGTTCGGCGGTATGCAGGTGGGCGGCTTCGCAGTACAAATGAATGGTGTGCCTGCTGCAGTTGTTTCCATGCTGCAAGGTGGTTTATTATTTTTTGTCTTGGGTGGCGAAATACTGACGCGCTACCGGGTTTCCATCAATAGCCGCCGGGGAGATGATAAAGCATGAGTGTTGATATTCTAATTGCCATACTGGCTACAGCTATAACTGCGGGAACCCCCCTCCTATATGCCGCGCTGGGAGAAATTTTGACTGAACGGGCGGGCATATTAAACCTTGGCGTAGAAGGTATGATGCTGGTTGGCGCTGTCAGTGGATTTATAGCCGCTCTTCATACCAGTAGCCCCTGGGCCGGGGTCATAGTAGCCATGCTCGCCGGCGGTGCCATGGCCTCAATTCATGCACTGCTTACCGTTACCCTGCGAGCTAACCAAATTGTAAGCGGTTTGTCTCTTACCATATTCGGTACCGGTCTTAGCGGGTATCTGGGAAAACCCATAGTAGGTACTCCCCTGGAAACCTCTTTTAAAGTATTTGAAATACCTATAATAAGCAGCATACCTTTTATTGGTCCCATAATGTTTAAACAGGATGCTCTTGTATATTTAAGTTACATAATCATTCCTCTAATGTGGTTCTTCCTTTACCGCACTAAGACAGGGTTAAATCTGCGAGCTGTGGGTGAAAATCCAGCAGCAGCCGATTCTCTGGGTATCAACGTTTTTCGTGTTAAATATGTCTATGTAATTATCGGTGGCATGCTGGCTGGGATTGGCGGCGCTTACTTGTCTTTAATGTACGTTCCCACCTGGATGGAAAATATCACGGCCGGCCGCGGGTGGATAGCGGTGGCTCTGGTCATTTTTGCTACTTGGAATCCCGCCCAGGCCATTTTAGGTGCCTACATTTTCGGTGGTATTGACGCTTTAGGTTTTCGTCTACAGGCCATGGATATTATGATACCTGCCTATTTTTTAAAAATGCTACCGTACATATTTACCATCATAGTACTTATTATTGTAACCGGCAAAAATGCAGCCAAGCATATCGGTGCTCCACAGTCACTGGGATTGCCCTATGACCGAGAAGAAAGATAACAAATGACCAGATAAAGGAGTTTAAAAATGAAAGTTCTTAAAGACAAGATTTTAATTGAGGGTAAAGTACTGTCCGACACCGTTCTCAAGGTGGATTCCTTTTTAAACCATCAGATTGACCCTGCCTTCGCCATGGACTTGGGGAAGGAGCTTGCCGCAAGGTTTAAAAATCAATCCATAACAAAGATTCTCACTGTAGAGGCATCAGGTATTGCCGTAGCCATGGCAACCGGCCTCGCTTTGAATATCCCGGTTGTCTTTGCCAAAAAGAAAAGAGCAGCTACAGCTGACCCCAATGTATTTTCCAGTACTGTTTATTCCTTTACAAAAGACGAATCCGTTGACATTTACGTCAACAGCCGGTTTCTACACCCTTCAGATAATGTTTTACTGGTTGATGATTTTCTAGCCCAGGGAGAAGCTTTACGTGGCATGGTGGAAATTGTACAGCAGTCCGGAGCCTCTCTGGCCGGAGCAGGTATTATTATTGAAAAGGTCTTTCAAGGCGGAGGGAAGGCGTTAAGAGAGGCAGGTGTTCGCATAGAAACTCTTGCCCCCATTGCCAGCCTTGCGGGTGGAAAAATCACCTTTTGTTAAGCACCTTTATTAATAGGTGCTTTTTTTTTGCACCTTTCTGGCTAAAACACCCGTTTTTTCAGGATTGTATTTTTCACTAGTATATACTACAATGTTACAGGGTTTTATACACCTAATAACATATCATCAATCTCCGGAGGTGAACTTAAAATTGAGTATCCAGGAGATCAGAATAAAAAATATTGCTGAACTTCCCGAGGTAAAAGGCAACGAAATACTATATGAAATACAAAATTCTCTTCGTGTGGAGAGTGTTACTGCGGTAAGAACCGCTCAGGTTTTTCGTTTTGAAGGTGTAACTGAAAAAGAAGCCAAAGTTTTAGCAGAAGAACTGCTGGCTGAAAAAATATTTCAGGAGTACACCTTAAACAGTCCAATTGTAAATAATTATGATTACATGATTGAAGTGGCCTACAAGCCGGGAGTTATGAACCCTGAGGCAGCATCATTGATGAAAGCTGCCCGGGACCTGGACATAAATACCCTGCAGGCTGCTGATTCCAGTGTGGAATATTTCTTTATTGGTTCTGGTATTACAAGGTCTGAGATTGATCTGATTACCAAACGCCTGCTGGTTAACGACACCGTCGAACATGTTATTACAGAAAAGCCTCAGACCCTGGTTATCGGAGGAGCGCCGGGGGAAACCGAGGTCATTCCCTTGCGTGGCATGACAGAAAATGAGATGGTCAGGCTAAGCAAGGACCGTCTGTTCTTAAATCTGGATGAAATGAAAATCATCCGGTCATATTTTAATGACATTAACCGGGATCCTACTGACTGTGAACTGGAAACCATAGCCCAAACGTGGTCTGAACACTGTGTGCACAAAACCTTTAAAGCTAAATTAATTGTTGACGGGCAGGAAAAGGAGCCCCTAATGAAACGTCT
This genomic interval from Bacillota bacterium contains the following:
- a CDS encoding BMP family ABC transporter substrate-binding protein, with the protein product MCLCYLKTRAQGGIQGFQVEFFSTKKVKQKSKREVEGLQLKNSKICFTLILVLAAALLLAGCGGGGGNEGNTEDQGEDKLNVAFMYVGPAGDAGWTYAHDQARKYLNTELDYVVAEDYVENVAEGAEAATVLTQLAEKGNDVIFSTSFGFMDYTIDVAKKYPDKTFLHCSGYKTADNVGTYFGRMYQSRYLTGLAAGKATETDLIGYVAAFPIPEVIRGINGFTLGVKEANPDAEVKVIWTNTWYDPSKEKDAAKALLDSGADVIAQHQDTPGPQQAAQEAGAYSVGYNTDMSKFAPEAVLTSAVWNWRPYYADTVEAVENGTWEPNQYWGSLADGIVDIAPFGPMVADETKELVKQWRDKIESGEWDVFYGPLKDQSGKIRVEEGQQMTDDEILNMDWFVEGVNGKLESSE
- a CDS encoding ABC transporter ATP-binding protein, which codes for MQELLLEMKQITKKFPGVLANDNIKLSVKPGEIHMLLGENGSGKSTLMNILAGLYKPDIGEMYIKGNKVNFKSPRDAINAGVGMVHQHFKLVDTFTVAENIILGTGTKFKLNAAHAEQEINVLASKYGLAVDPTAKIWQLSVGEKQRVEILKALYKGSDLLILDEPTAVLTPQETRELFQNLRQMTQDGRGIVVITHKLQEVMDIADRVTVLRAGKAVATLNRDEITEKDLAWLMVGRDVVFQQQKSASQFGVKVLELNEVQAMNDNSRPALQGVTMDVKEGEIFGIAGVAGNGQRELAEVITGMRTCSSGSIYLDNKKITNLSPQKIIRQGVSHVPEDRMGTGLVPKLGSVDNIMLKGYRNSYARGPFLDYKKASADTDKLVSDFNIKLYDPSAPVSLLSGGNLQKLLLAREMSLKPLLLVAVYPVRGLDVGATETVHRLLLEQRARGTAILLISEDLDEIFKLSDRVGVIFEGQINGIINTEHADLEEIGLLMMGAKQTGDMP
- a CDS encoding ABC transporter permease, giving the protein MTTHNTRSLISLEKKLSPSPVMNILVPVISVFLALLTGAIFLALTGKDPIQVYSAMFYGAFGSKYGLTESVVKAIPLLLAGLGLAVAFRMQLWNIGGEGQIYMGAFGATWVALQLPNQPTWVVLPAMMLAGAAAGGLWAVIPAIPRAYLGVNEIITTLMLNYVAILWVDYLVYGPWKDPAGYNFPITPSFSESAILPTLGDTRIHAGLLIGIILAIIIYLIIFRTKFGYEIRVIGESPGAARYAGMNISRKIIVVMLISGAVCGLAGMAELSGVTHRLQQGFSPGYGYTAIIVAWLTRLNPLGIIIAALLFGGMQVGGFAVQMNGVPAAVVSMLQGGLLFFVLGGEILTRYRVSINSRRGDDKA
- a CDS encoding ABC transporter permease: MSVDILIAILATAITAGTPLLYAALGEILTERAGILNLGVEGMMLVGAVSGFIAALHTSSPWAGVIVAMLAGGAMASIHALLTVTLRANQIVSGLSLTIFGTGLSGYLGKPIVGTPLETSFKVFEIPIISSIPFIGPIMFKQDALVYLSYIIIPLMWFFLYRTKTGLNLRAVGENPAAADSLGINVFRVKYVYVIIGGMLAGIGGAYLSLMYVPTWMENITAGRGWIAVALVIFATWNPAQAILGAYIFGGIDALGFRLQAMDIMIPAYFLKMLPYIFTIIVLIIVTGKNAAKHIGAPQSLGLPYDREER
- a CDS encoding xanthine phosphoribosyltransferase, yielding MKVLKDKILIEGKVLSDTVLKVDSFLNHQIDPAFAMDLGKELAARFKNQSITKILTVEASGIAVAMATGLALNIPVVFAKKKRAATADPNVFSSTVYSFTKDESVDIYVNSRFLHPSDNVLLVDDFLAQGEALRGMVEIVQQSGASLAGAGIIIEKVFQGGGKALREAGVRIETLAPIASLAGGKITFC